AAGCCTATTGCTGCCTACTTCGGTATGCCTGACGGCTCGGTGTCTGTCAGAAAGGCCGCTGCTTGAATGGGACTGCTCCCTAACGCCATATACGATACGTCAAGAGattagaagaaaaaagtacAAGTACAAATGATACCATGTAGACTGTTAGCACGAATCGGACTATTTTACGCTTTCTATAACCTGGTGCCTCGTAACTGTGATATGAATGAACCAAAAGTAAGAACAAGAACACCAGTCTCCGCACGCCGGTCGTCAAGACAAAGTAAGTTAGTTTCATAAGGCGACAATATACTCAAGCCTATTTGGCGCCCTTCCCCTTTGCTTCCGTCTCTCCAAGCTCACGTACAAAGATCTTAACCGTCCCttcgacaacatcatcttTCCCATCCTCGAAGCCCGGGCTGATCGCGATCGCGAGGTACTTTCCATTACCGCTAAAGTCCACGGCAGCCACACTCGACGGGTACTTCTGGTACTGTCTGATTCTCCTCTTCGCGATACCATCCCAAAGCGCGAccactccatcaccaccgccagaGGCAAACGTACCATGGACCGGGTGGAATGCCAGTGCATTGACAGGGTAGACGacgtcgacatcatccgcCGTCTGTCTGTGACACTTGAAGGCATATTTGCGGGCCTGCGACTCGGCGGACGGGTCGAACCATTCGACCGCAACACGGCCCTCAATACTGGATGACGCGTATCCTGCATCGTCAGGCATGCACGCCACCGAGCGAGTCATGAACTTCAAGCTGCTCTCCCTTCGCTGCCAGGGCTCGATTTCAATCTTGTTCGGGCCCGTACCCTCCGACTGAGCGGTGAGCATAGCCAATGCTTTCAGATCGTAGATGTGTAGGGCGCGGGAAGCCATTGCGACGACGAGCTTCGTAGCGGTAAGAGACATGGAGAAGGGCTtcgaggggaggggaatgatAGCGGGGGCTGTGGCGGGATCGTTCGTCGGGTGCACATGCAACGTGGAGTCCCAGGATGCGGATATTACTAGGTTGTGTTCCTTGCTGAAAACGACACTGCGAACGCCAGCTTCATGGCTACTGAGGACAGTCTGGGTGGATGATGCTACATCAATTCTGTTTTGGTGTCAGCAGGGAATGGATTGAGGATGCGCCGGTTGGTAACGGAGGTGACCATGCACTCACTTCTTGACGTCCCAGTCCAAGCCAGCCGTGTAGATCTCATCCTCGGTTGCGCCGAAACACACATCCAACACCGGAGCACGATGCTCGAACTTCTGTAACAGCTTTCCTTCTCCGACGGCGCCATTCTCGTCGCGCAGGTCGTACAGATACACGTTCTTATCCCATGAAGAAACGACGATTCGCGTGGAGTCGGGGTCGGGCGAGAACTTCAAGGCGGAGATAGCATCCGTCGGCGGGGCCGCGACAGAGAATTGATCTGGTACCTGTCAGTGGAGGATGGTTGCCACATATACAATTCGCGACTTACTTGACGCCATATTCTTTGCTTGAACCTTCAACGAGTTCCAATTGTATATTGTTGTTGATCGGCCCGTCGTCATGGAAGCTTCACCTTCAGACCATTTTCTGccgtccaccaccgccctggAATATTCTCcccgccatcatcatcgattgATTGCATTGACGTCGGACATTCTCTAGATCGAACACATTCTTGGGCGCAGATCTTCATCATGCCGTTCGCACAACTCGTGATAGGGCCCCCGGGTGCCGGAAAGTCAACCTACTGCAATGGCATGCACCAGTTCCTCGGAGCTATTGGTCGCAAATGCTCCATTGTGAATCTGGACCCCGCAAATGATAAAACATCATATCCGTGCGCGCTGGACGTTCGCGACCTTGTCACATTAGAGGAGATCATGAGTGAGGATCAGCTGGGGCCTAACGGGGGTATTCTGTATGCGCTGGAGGAATTAGAGGAGAACTTTGACTGGCTTGAGGAGGGACTGAAGGATCTCGGAGGTATGCGCATTCTGCCGTGAAGATGTTACAGGAACAAACGCTAATGCTTATATACCATAGAGGACTACGTCTTGTTCGACTGCCCGGGCCAAGTTGAACTGTTCACACACCACTCTTCCCTCCGGAACATATTCTTCAAATTGCAGAAGATGGGCTACAGAGTACGTCCTCCCGGTCCCATCCGGAGTTAACATGTTAATGCGATACTAACTAACGGACGTTGCGCAGCTCATCGTGATCCATCTCATTGACTCCTACAACCTCACTCTACCCTCGATGTACATAtccgcccttctcctctccctccgcgCCATGCTTCAAATGGATCTACCTCACCTGAACGTCCTCACCAAGATCGACAACCTATCGAACTATTCCCAGCTGCCATTCAACCTTGACTACTATACAGAAGTGCAAGACCTCAGCTACCTTCTACCGCACCTCGAAGCCGAATCATCACGGCTATCACACGAAAAGTTCGGACCGCTCAATAACGCGATCATCGACCTAGTGGAGGAATTCGGACTAGTGAGCTTCGAGACGCTAGCCGTagaggacaagaagagcaTGATGAATCTATTGCACGTTATCGACCGTGCCAGTGGCTACGTCTTCGGACCCGCCGAGGGTGCCAACGACTCCATCTGGCAGGTTGCTGTCCGAGAAGGCCTGGGACAGATGGACATCCGAGACGTGCAAGAGCGGTGGCTTGACGCAAAAGACACGTACGATGAGCACGAGCTAAAgcagctggaggaagaggcgaaAGCCAATGAAAAGGCAGCCGAAGAGGCATCAGCAAAGAAACCCAATATGAgcttcgatgatgacgacgaataCGACGATCTGGGGAGGGGATCGATACCAGATGGCGGCGTGAAGGTTATACGAAAATCATGACATGATATGAACTCTATCCCAGCAACCAACTTCTAtccacacatacatacatacatgcacgCACACTGTATAATATAGGGTATCTTTAATGAAAACGATCAAGACAAAACTCCCAGCACCCAAACCTAAGCCCCCGACCCTGAAACATAACTCCCATACACATCcgtccatcatcaatcatcatcctcactctccatcaccacatccacatccacacccaaatccacatccccctcccccccagtACCCGGCGTACtcacctcccctcccacatCAACCAAaccacccaacaacccctccaaaaCCCcactctcctccgcctccctcaacctcacaatctccctcctcgcccttcgaatcgcctcctcctcagccttgcGCATCGTCCCCGACACCCTAATAACCCGAAACACACAAGCCCTGGTCGAACTCGACCTCTTCGCTCCACCCTCAGTAAACCCGGGAACCTGCGACATGCAAGTCAACGCCGTCCAGACAAGCCGGAAAGACGCGCGAGGACACCGAATAATCGCCGTCGAAGTAGCGGGGGAGAGATATTTCACTGTACACACCTAACCATcagtctcatcatcatcatcatcatcacaacgACACATAGCAAACAGAAAGCGCAAAGCGAATCAAAGATGAAGGCGGGGGAAGGAAACAACAAACATACCACTAATACCCCCCGCGCCAGCCCCACCTAATCTACCAACACCGTAATCGCCAAACATGAGGGAGACTTCCTCTCGCACCATCTTTGCTAGGAGACCGGGTGTTAGGGCGTCGGATGTGGGCGAGTGGATTTGTAGCTGTGCTTGCGATTTGGATTTAGATTGggggttgctgttgctgttgctgttgttgctcttGGTGCGGGAGGTGGCTGCAGGCCATGTTGAGGGATCGGGATAgaggatgtcgaggaggatgtAGCGGTGTTTGAGGCGGACCATTGTTTAGTATTTTGGTGGTATTTGGAGGTTTGGAGGAAAGTCCGAGGTGGTTGTGTTGTAGTGATGGGAGGTTGATAGTTGGTTTTCGGTAGGAGTTGGTTTGCGGGATGATTTTTGGAGAGAGGATTGTTGCGCGCCACCTCCTGGTAGAATGTGCGTGTGGTATAATGGCAATGGGTCGGTGGTCTGAATTGAGAGTTTGACGTCGATTGATTATGTTTgaaagctggaagatggtAGTTTTATTGAGCAGATCGGCGCGGCAGAGGCCGTTTTTCTGCCGCATGTGGACCTGCGCTGGATATACCGCCTACTCGGATGAAACATACTTGGGAACCGCAGATCAACTAGTTAATCATGCATAAAAAAGTCCACTACAGCAATACATCTACGTTGATCTAGGATTTTAATAGAATGCACATTTCTTTAATCGTTGCGTGATATTCATCAACCTTTAACAGCGAGTCATGCCACATGTGCCACTACAGATTGTAAGTTGAAATAGATGAGATATGAAGCGAACCAAACCGATGCAGACAGAAACATGggtgaaaagaaaacaggcCATCACAACTCCGACGTCAACAATGACGGATTTTATGACTAATCCATGAGATGTAAATGTATTAAGTAAAGAATTAAACGCTGACCTCGACACGGCCCTCGGAGCCACCCTTCTGGAGGGCGGGGAGAAGGTAGGTGATGTCATCCCAGGGGTGTCTGTACAGACCAGTGCGGAGTCTCTTCTGGTCGAGGTAGTGGGCAATGAGACCAATGGAACGACCAAGGACGAAGAGACCGTTGAGGACACCCATCTTCATGTagtcctcaacctcctcggAAGAGAAGGCACCGCAGTTGCGCATCAGGTCAACGAAGCAGACAGCAACGCAACCGTCGacgttgaggatgaggttgtccttcttggaggtggtgacAGTCTCGACGGCAATGGCGTAGTCGAGCAGCTTGGTGCTGGGGAAGTGCTTCTTGGCGAACTCCTTGACGAGCTCGACACGGAGATCGGGGTTGTTGCGGGACTTGACACGGTGACCAATACCGGGGACTGTGCATAGTTAGCGAGGCTGTTCGACATTACAGGTACAATAAAAGGTTCACTTACTCAGCTTGTTCTCCTTGCGCATGGTGTCAACGAAGTCACGGGGGCTCATGCCCTTGTCGAAGGCCTTGGTGAACTCCTCAGCAGCGCCGTCCAGGGCACCACCGAAGCGAGAACCGATGGTCAGGAGACCAGAGACGAGAGCGCTGATCAAGTCCTTACCGGCAcgagtggtgatgatggtgttcATGGCACCAGACACGGCAGGACCGTGGTCAGCAGTAAGCATGAGGACCATCTCAAGGAACTTGCTGGCGTAGGcagggaggcggcggcggaacCACAGAAGAGACATAACACCACCAATGCCAATGTCCTCACGGAAGACATCAGAGATGGGCATACCGGCGTAGAGGAGCTCCTGGCCACGGtcgtcggagatggtggagatgaaagCAGCGGGCTTACGGACGAGACCCAGCTCCTGAGCCCAGGAGTAGTCGATGGGGATCTTAGGGACGACAGGCTCAGGCTGGGGCTGGACGATACCCTTCTTGACCTGGTCATCGTAGACCTCCTTGAGGGTCTGGGGAAGGTCCTCGAAGGTCTCGGGGACGAAGATACCGGCCTCACGCATGGCCTTGTTCTTGGCAACAGCAGTCTCGAGGTCGGAGTTGGCAGAGGCACCAGCGTGACCGAACTGAACCTCGGTCTTGAACATGCTAGCGCAGGTACCGATGGCCCAGGCGACGATGGGCTTGGTGATAGTGCCGTTCTTGACGGCCTCGATGACGCGGTactcctcaacaccaccgaccTCACCCAGCAGAACCAGGATCTTGCACTCAGGCTCAGCCTGGTAGCGGAGCAGGTGGTCGATGAAAGTGGTACCGGGGTAGCGGTCACCACCAATGGCAACACCCTCGTAGACACCGTCGGTGGTCtgggagatgatgttgttgagttCGTTGGACATACCACCGGACTTGGAGACGTAACCGACGGAACCCTTGCGGTAGAGCTTGGAGGCAACGATGTTGTCCATCATACCACCAGTGTTACCGATCTTGAAGGCACCGGGCTTGATACCACCGACGGTAGCAGgtccgatgatggtgatgcccttctccttggccttgacCATGATCTCACGAGCGCGCTGTTCTGCTGTTAGCGGAGAACAGCATGACGTCTGTTGGATGCAGAACTTACTCTCTCGGGGACACCCTCGGCAATGATGGCAATGGAGCGGATCTGGGGGCACTCCATGAGCTCCATGGTGGAGCTGTAGACGGAACGGGAAGAGGCGAAGTTGACAACGGTGTCAACGTCAGGGTGCTTGGCCATGGCCTTGGAGACATCCTGGTAGACGGGGAGAAGAGTCTCGCTGGTACCCCAGTACCTGTAATTGCATCAGTATCTCAATTCAGGAGATGGGACCTGGTTTGCCATACATCTTGCTCACGAACTGGCCACCGAAGGTGTAGATGATACCGGCGACGGAGGGAGTGGAACGCTTGCAGATGAAGTCGAAGTCAAGCATACCCTGGACAGCACGGGGCTGCATACCACTGTGGGAGAGGTTGTCAGCCAGAGCAATTGAGCACGACTATAGACCACGACTTACTATACGAAACATCTCGTCTTGTTGTGGAAGAGGGCGTTGCTGAGGGGAGAGCGCACACGGCTGGGGGGGTCGAAGCGGGTGATGTTGTCGTTGGCGGAGGCGCCATTGGCGGTGTTGACGAGGGGAGCAGAGGTAGGCATGTTGGCTGAATACTCTGTGAGATCGAGCAAGATGTCAGTGTCaagagatcaagaaggttTTCATTAAAGCGGGTGCTGAGTGGGAAGAATCCGTGGGAGGGGAAATGCATCCGCCatggtaataataatatattggAACAAAACCCACATACCTGTCAACAGAGTTGGGAATAGGAGAAAGGATTAAAGGAGGATATTATTAGGTAGGTATGGGAGGTATAGATAAATGAAGTAGTGACAAGCCGCTTCGTGAGACTGCGACCTGAACACAAAGGAGGAAGTGTGGTTTAGGGATGgtagagggagaaggagggagaagagaagaaagagtaggaagctggaagagagaggcaaCCAGATGGAGAAATGAGAaattggagggagggaggaggaggagaaaggaagtgGACTGATGGGAAAAAGACGGGAGATGAGAGAAAAACAAGATgtaagataaaaagaaaatggaacggacaaaaaaaaaagtagcTAAAGGAGGGGACGATATCGGGAAGCTTGATGGGGGGGTAGAAAAATTATGGGGCCAAGTGAGGAAAGAGCAGGTACATAGTACCGAGTTGGTATGGGCGTATGAATGGGGTTCGTATCGATCGTACCATACAGTATCAATGATCCTGGCGCAGGCAACTCTTGGTCCGAAACAACCCAGTTGGGGAAATCTCGacaaggatggatggatcacAAATGGGTCAACTTCGCTAGAATAGTAGCAGCTATGGGGAGGGGCGTTTCACTCGACCGGACTAGTGGCGAGCAACCCGAAATGACATTGCGCAGTCAGAAGCCGATTCTCGTCTATAGTTTTGAGattgggagatggagagtgaaagattgattgatccTTACGGAGTCCGGAGTCCGGAGTATAGTATCTACTATGCTCACAAGCCGGGTGAATCAAGCAATTAGTGAAAGATTCCAACGCCCAACAAACTCCGTGGGGGGATTGATTGACCGATCACTATACTACTGTACCTACTATCTACTGGTGACTACTGTCACCTGTTCGGCTAAATCATCGGAGGACTCCGTTGGACTGCCAAAAAGGAGGTTGTAGGCAAGAATCGGAGCATGCAGAAATGTCTTGAATCAGTTTAGTATATGTTTAAAAACCGAAATAGACCGTCTGAGCGACACCGAGACCACGGTTCTCCGTATTACGGGGGCAAGGGCATTCTGATTGATACTGCGTACACATCGAACCGGGAGGTGGTTCTGGTGGTCTGGTTGGGGCTAAAGCGGGTGGATCCTACATCCGTCTGCTGGATCAGCAAACTGGAGGTCCCAATTGCGGCCAGGGACTGGGCCGATGCGTATGCACGAGGCCCCGTAAATTCATAGGAGGTTTTCTTTCCATTTCGCTGGCTTGCTCACCGAAAGATCAAACGGCGGTATACTACGGATAATTACTTGGAAAGTATGAAAAATATGCTTCTGGAATCATACGGGCACCTACCCAAGTAGGTATATCGCCCTTCCCATCTATCTGTGGTATGTACCTTAGGTTTAGGCTTCCAGCATATTGTatgtagatactagatagagTAGTGCTGCCATGTTACCATCCCCTCTAATACATACATGACAgttatactactaccacacTACTACAGTCGTAGATAGCAAGCAGGGGTACCTGAATTCAGAACTATCCAGAACAAATTACTAGTTATTTGGTGGGAAGAATCATGGTTTATTCCcgtaaagtaaagtaaagtaTGGGGAAATGTGAGCCGGGGAAGTTAAGAAAACCACAAACCCCATTACATCATCGAGCAGGACACGTTATCTAGTTTCAATGTGATCAGGCATGTTTAGGTTGTCCAGCTAACACATCTGCCACTATCATTGCATTATTGGAGGTTGTAAGAAAATCCTGGTTACGAGCCATTCAGCCATTCGGGACAggggggtgatggtgatggtggtgtcgTCAACAAAACGAAGAGCGTCAAGCAAAGTACCCAACAAAAAAAGACGCAAGAGTCGAACAAGCCATTCTGGTGATTGTAGGGGGGGCTTCAGTATTGAGGCTACAGCGTAGGGCAGATACTGCGAGTCAAATACTCACGAGAATGGCTTCCGAGGATCCCCAACGCCGCCAATCCCGGCTGACAGGATGGGTCTTGGGCCGACCCGCTTTTTCTTACGGCGGCTCCACCGAATCTCAACAAAGTCCGCTGGCTGCAGCATCGCAACCCGCTAAGCCCCTTGTATTGCCCGAGCTCGGCCCTGATCGTACTCTGTATCCGCTGTATCAAGGCGGTTTTGGGTGGTTTTTGGTTTTTACTGTGGCTTCAGTTGATCATTCCATCCCCAATCCTCACTCCATCTTCGGACCCCAAAAAATTTGCTTCGTCGAAActtctcctcccactcccccctccccccctccctcctttccttcctagTACCCTCCTTTCGCCGGCCGTCACTTATCATCACCGACTAATCGGCGCGCTTCTCTTGCAATACTCCGTTtaggttcttttttttccttcccgctttgtttcttcttttcctcttcgtcctcccctcctcccatcctccccctcttaCTCTTTACTTCCCACTCTCCATTTTATTCTTGCTCCCTCCTTTTGGTTGGTGATTTCTTCCAGACCTTCCAAAAATTCAAACACTCCAattcctttctccttctccctctttctctctatctcCCTCTACATACATCTTCCTCTAGGTATACCTCTCAGCCATTCCGGGATTCACTTCCCACCTCTTCCCAAAACCATTGCTCTGCAGCTTCTTACATGTCTgtctagtataattatacctctcctctttcaccTATACAATCATCATGTCCGCCAAGTCGATCCTCGAAGCTGATGGCAAGGCCATCCTCAACTACCACCTCACTCGTGCTCCCGTCATCAAGCctactcccctccctccgtccTCCACGCACAACCCTCCTCCTAAGCTCGCCTCCCTTTACTTCCCCGAAGATGTTGCCGTCAAGGATGTCCTCGACCAGGCTGAGGTCCGCTACCCCTGGCTGTTGACCCCCGGTTCCAAGTTCGTGGCCAAGCCCGACCAATTGATCAAGAGACGTGGAAAGAGTGGCCTTCTGGCCCTGAACAAGACCTGGGCCGAGGCCAGGGAATGGATTGAGGCCCGTGCTGCCAAGGACGTTCAGGTTGAGACGGTCACCGGCGTTCTCCGTCAGTTCCTCGTTGAGCCTTTCGTTCCTCACCCCCAGGAGACTGAGTActacatcaacatccactcCGTGCGTGAGGTAAGTTTGTTTTTATTCTCCGCCGTTTGATCGGCGCCCTCCGTCGCTGCGGGGTAGCAATGCTAATGCACCATGTTAGGGTGACTGGATCCTTTTCACCCACGAGGGTGGTGtcgatgttggtgatgtggacgccaaggctgagaagcTTCTCATCCCCGTCAACCTGGAGAAGTACCCCTCCAACGAGGAGATCGCTGCTGCTCTCCTGAGCAAGGTGCCCAAGGGTGTCCACAACGTCCTCGTTGACTTCATCTCCCGCCTCTACGCCGTCTACGTTGACTGCCAGTTCACCTACCTCGAGATCAACCCTCTGGTTGTCATCCCCAACGCTGATGCCACCTCGGCTGATGTTCACTTCCTCGATCTGGCTGCCAAGCTCGACCAGACTGCTGAGTTCGAGTGCGGTACCAAGTGGGCCATTGCTCGTAGCCCCGCCAACCTGGGTCTGCCCACCCTTCCCTCCAGCGACAAGGTCAACATTGACGCTGGTCCCCCGATGGAGTTCCCCGCTCCTTTCGGTCGTGAGCTgagcaaggaggagaagttcATCTCCGAGATGGATGCTAAGACCGGTGCTTCCCTCAAGCTTACCGTCCTCAACGCCAACGGCCGTGTCTGGACCCtcgttgctggtggtggtgcctcCGTCGTGTACGCTGATGCCATTGCCTCTGCTGGCTTCGTCAGCGAGCTCGCCAACTACGGTGAGTACTCCGGTGCTCCCACCGAGACCCAGACCTTCAACTACGCCCGTACCATCCTCGACCTGATGCTGCGctctcccatccaccccgACGGCAAGGTCCTcttcattggtggtggtattgccAACTTCACCAACGTTGCCTCCACCTTCAAGGGTGTCATCCGCGCTCTGCGTGAGGTTGCCCCCGTCCTGAACGAGCACAAGGTCCAGATCTGGGTTCGTCGTGCTGGTCCCAACTACCAGGAGGGTCTCAAGAACATCAAGGCTGTTGGTGAGGAGCTTGGCCTCAACATGCACGTCTACGGCCCTGAGATGCACGTCAGTGGTATTGTGCCCCTTGCTCTCCTCGGCAAGAAGACCGACATCAAGGAGTTCGGTTCCGCgtaaaaaaatgaaaatacaGGGCACGTTTCACTGaattctaattaatttaatttcctATGAGAatctttttcatttcttctcAATGCATGGCATGATATGGTTGTTTACGCTATCTTGTTaacttgtttcttttttttattgacGGTACAAACGGTTTGCCCAGCTTTACACTGCAGGGCaagtggaagaggggataCTCGTTCTGGAGTTGATGTTGTTTAGACTTAAGATAGTCGTTAATAGAACGATATGATCTATGACTGTCATTGGAGCCATGTATCCCACAATTAACATATGATCGTATGCATGTAATAAGGCATTGAAACGCTGGTAATTATCATGCGTCCGTATTCTTCAACCCCAGAACGCACAACCCCTCCCTGAATAATCCACAGTATAGGCACATAGGATACTATGGGAATTAAATTACCCTACCACCCTTACCCACCTACCTCACACGTGGACTGCATATATACAATATGACACATCACAACCgcacaacaacaccaataACAAAGCTACCCTAAAACCAACCAGCACAGCAAATAAGGCACACACGCATACACACAGACAGGACagcaccacatccacctcatgCACACGCAGGTCCCAACCAAGGAACCAAGTCTACAACTTACATATGTTAAGTAAGTTagt
The window above is part of the Aspergillus luchuensis IFO 4308 DNA, chromosome 8, nearly complete sequence genome. Proteins encoded here:
- a CDS encoding WD40 repeat domain-containing protein (COG:D;~EggNog:ENOG410PF93;~InterPro:IPR015943,IPR001680,IPR036322,IPR017986;~PFAM:PF00400;~go_function: GO:0005515 - protein binding [Evidence IEA]); translated protein: MTTGRSTTIYNWNSLKVQAKNMASNQFSVAAPPTDAISALKFSPDPDSTRIVVSSWDKNVYLYDLRDENGAVGEGKLLQKFEHRAPVLDVCFGATEDEIYTAGLDWDVKKIDVASSTQTVLSSHEAGVRSVVFSKEHNLVISASWDSTLHVHPTNDPATAPAIIPLPSKPFSMSLTATKLVVAMASRALHIYDLKALAMLTAQSEGTGPNKIEIEPWQRRESSLKFMTRSVACMPDDAGYASSSIEGRVAVEWFDPSAESQARKYAFKCHRQTADDVDVVYPVNALAFHPVHGTFASGGGDGVVALWDGIAKRRIRQYQKYPSSVAAVDFSGNGKYLAIAISPGFEDGKDDVVEGTVKIFVRELGETEAKGKGAK
- a CDS encoding GTPase GPN2 (COG:S;~EggNog:ENOG410PG72;~InterPro:IPR004130,IPR027417,IPR030231;~PFAM:PF03029): MPFAQLVIGPPGAGKSTYCNGMHQFLGAIGRKCSIVNLDPANDKTSYPCALDVRDLVTLEEIMSEDQLGPNGGILYALEELEENFDWLEEGLKDLGEDYVLFDCPGQVELFTHHSSLRNIFFKLQKMGYRLIVIHLIDSYNLTLPSMYISALLLSLRAMLQMDLPHLNVLTKIDNLSNYSQLPFNLDYYTEVQDLSYLLPHLEAESSRLSHEKFGPLNNAIIDLVEEFGLVSFETLAVEDKKSMMNLLHVIDRASGYVFGPAEGANDSIWQVAVREGLGQMDIRDVQERWLDAKDTYDEHELKQLEEEAKANEKAAEEASAKKPNMSFDDDDEYDDLGRGSIPDGGVKVIRKS
- a CDS encoding Rpp14/Pop5 family protein (COG:J;~EggNog:ENOG410PSB4;~InterPro:IPR038085,IPR002759;~PFAM:PF01900;~go_function: GO:0004540 - ribonuclease activity [Evidence IEA];~go_process: GO:0008033 - tRNA processing [Evidence IEA]) encodes the protein MVRLKHRYILLDILYPDPSTWPAATSRTKSNNSNSNSNPQSKSKSQAQLQIHSPTSDALTPGLLAKMVREEVSLMFGDYGVGRLGGAGAGGISVKYLSPATSTAIIRCPRASFRLVWTALTCMSQVPGFTEGGAKRSSSTRACVFRVIRVSGTMRKAEEEAIRRARREIVRLREAEESGVLEGLLGGLVDVGGEVSTPGTGGEGDVDLGVDVDVVMESEDDD
- the ACL1 gene encoding putative ATP citrate lyase, subunit 1 (COG:C;~EggNog:ENOG410PGNT;~InterPro:IPR017440,IPR016102,IPR002020,IPR017866, IPR005811,IPR036969,IPR036291,IPR033847,IPR016142, IPR016143,IPR003781;~PFAM:PF00285,PF02629,PF00549;~go_function: GO:0003824 - catalytic activity [Evidence IEA];~go_function: GO:0046912 - transferase activity, transferring acyl groups, acyl groups converted into alkyl on transfer [Evidence IEA]) — translated: MPTSAPLVNTANGASANDNITRFDPPSRVRSPLSNALFHNKTRCFVYGMQPRAVQGMLDFDFICKRSTPSVAGIIYTFGGQFVSKMYWGTSETLLPVYQDVSKAMAKHPDVDTVVNFASSRSVYSSTMELMECPQIRSIAIIAEGVPERRAREIMVKAKEKGITIIGPATVGGIKPGAFKIGNTGGMMDNIVASKLYRKGSVGYVSKSGGMSNELNNIISQTTDGVYEGVAIGGDRYPGTTFIDHLLRYQAEPECKILVLLGEVGGVEEYRVIEAVKNGTITKPIVAWAIGTCASMFKTEVQFGHAGASANSDLETAVAKNKAMREAGIFVPETFEDLPQTLKEVYDDQVKKGIVQPQPEPVVPKIPIDYSWAQELGLVRKPAAFISTISDDRGQELLYAGMPISDVFREDIGIGGVMSLLWFRRRLPAYASKFLEMVLMLTADHGPAVSGAMNTIITTRAGKDLISALVSGLLTIGSRFGGALDGAAEEFTKAFDKGMSPRDFVDTMRKENKLIPGIGHRVKSRNNPDLRVELVKEFAKKHFPSTKLLDYAIAVETVTTSKKDNLILNVDGCVAVCFVDLMRNCGAFSSEEVEDYMKMGVLNGLFVLGRSIGLIAHYLDQKRLRTGLYRHPWDDITYLLPALQKGGSEGRVEVSV
- the aclA gene encoding putative ATP citrate lyase subunit (Acl) (COG:C;~EggNog:ENOG410PH8Y;~InterPro:IPR016102,IPR013650,IPR032263;~PFAM:PF16114,PF08442) — protein: MSAKSILEADGKAILNYHLTRAPVIKPTPLPPSSTHNPPPKLASLYFPEDVAVKDVLDQAEVRYPWLLTPGSKFVAKPDQLIKRRGKSGLLALNKTWAEAREWIEARAAKDVQVETVTGVLRQFLVEPFVPHPQETEYYINIHSVREGDWILFTHEGGVDVGDVDAKAEKLLIPVNLEKYPSNEEIAAALLSKVPKGVHNVLVDFISRLYAVYVDCQFTYLEINPLVVIPNADATSADVHFLDLAAKLDQTAEFECGTKWAIARSPANLGLPTLPSSDKVNIDAGPPMEFPAPFGRELSKEEKFISEMDAKTGASLKLTVLNANGRVWTLVAGGGASVVYADAIASAGFVSELANYGEYSGAPTETQTFNYARTILDLMLRSPIHPDGKVLFIGGGIANFTNVASTFKGVIRALREVAPVLNEHKVQIWVRRAGPNYQEGLKNIKAVGEELGLNMHVYGPEMHVSGIVPLALLGKKTDIKEFGSA